TTTAATTTCTCTAGATAGTTCTATTCAAAATGCTAGAGGAATTTGCTCGACTAATAAGAGAGAACATTTGTTAATGTTTGATCTGTGCAGCTGAAGTTACCAGCCTAGTCTGAAATTTTTTCGGCCATAAGCTTAGTCTGACTTAATAgaggaaataaatcctaatgGAAACTCACCTATAAGTGCATAATTTCTTGATGAAAAATCCCCTGGGAAATCCCATAAATTTTTCTTGGTTCTTCAGTTCTgtgaaaaattatgtaaaaattaGTTATGATCCGAGGAATCCAGATAACTCGCCATCTTCACAAAAAGTGAGGCTATCTTGTAAAGAGAGAGATTACTCACCCTAACTCTCTATCCTTTGATCAGCTCAAGAAGCACATGTTCAGTGGTCGTGAATTTCTCTGGCTTTATCACCCCAAACCAGCTTAGTCTGGCTCTCAGCATCATTTGTCACAAAGGAAAGTTTCTGCACTAAAATGAgctatttatttgaaattttggtagAAAGCACTGGAAAGATTGAATAAGGAATTCAGACAAACCCGTCTTGCTCTTTTATCCACAGGAGTCCATGAGGGGACCAGAGATGCTGCCACTTTTCCACTCTTGAACGAACCAAATGATTGTGTGGATCTCTTCTGCCTCTTCTCTTCAGGTTTTTTTCTGACAGTGCTACCTCCTTGATACTTAAAAAATTCGAGAATCGATGGACTTCTTCTCTTTGTTGTATTTGATTTGGTCCGTGTATTGCCATAACAAGGAGATGCACTGGATGGAAGGGATTGCTGCCACAACTTGCTCTTTTCCCGGATTCTGTTCAGAAATTCAATTGTCCAGGGTGAACCTTTTTGCAAGTGGGGCATGTGAATGGCATTTCTAAGTGGTGTTCCATTATACCTTGCCCTGTTCTTCTGTACTGGTATACCATGTAAATTCTCCATGGATCTCCCATCCAAAAACCCCTTAAAGAGTTTGTCCTGATTGTCGGTAGGCATTTTGTCATTTACTAGCTCCGTAGATAAAAAGCAATCAGTTTCTTCCTGTAAACTTTGCCTTTGATGATTCCCAGGGCTATGAATGAATGAAGTAGAATCACTCTCAGCAACTGTTGGGAAAGTCGGATAATTGTGTCGATCGAAGGAAAATCTACTTGCATGATTGGATCCACCTCTGGCATTGTTTTCCAGATCTGGCAATGAAAACGAAAACTCCAAAGGATTAGCAATTGATGGATGGGTAAGGTTGATAGCTTCACCTTTAGTGTCCTCATGAACAATATCAGAGATCTTGATATCCGTCCAATCGAAGGTGTCCATTGTAGCTAGGTGTGCTCCTGTGTACCAATAAAGGAAATCATCATCAGGAGCTAGGCTTTGGTGCTCAGTCACATTAGAGGAGAAAACACCTTTCTTGATCCCAGAATCAAATCGATTGCCGACTCTAGAAGGATATGTGGTAGTTGACTCATCCATCCCTCTTTTTTGACCTAGGAAATGATCAACACATGAATTGGGCTCTTTAAACTTGTTGTGTATCTCCTGATCTTTGAGTATTGTCGAATCATATAGATTTGTAAACCCAGGAAGTTTTGAGGAGCTGCTGTTACATAGTTTTGAAGGCTGGAAATGCAGCAGGTCGTCCACAGGTACATCACCTTTGTCAGGGTGCTTCTCATACTTACATCTTTTCCCTCCAGAATCCAGCTTACTATGGCAGTGTTTAGAGTCAGGGCCCGATGACACTGAAGAAGAGCAGTCTGTCATTATAGACCGAGAATCCTCACGTTCCCCAAATTGGCATAAAACACTAAAAAGAGAAACACTTTCATCAGGAACTTGATATTTTTGGACCGTGGTGACTCTGCATTCATGAGATAATTCAAAAAAGTCACTGAGCATCCCTTCAGAAGACAGTATTGCGTGAGCTGATAGTGGATTGACAGAAGGAAATTTGGTCAGGAAAGATTCTGCCAGTGTCTCTGATTCAGGAAGTTTAGTATAAAGACCCCTAATAATCCTAGTTTCCTTAGCAATAGATTTCAATATGATCTCATCAGTTAACTCAGGTGAAAAGGAGCAAAGGAGTTGTAAATCAATTCCCAGACTAGCTGCCGCAGCATAAAGTCCATCTGAAGATTCCATTACCGAAGCAAGAAAGCCAGATTCCCCCTCAAATATCTGCTAGAAATAATCAAGCATAAGATAAtgagaaaatcataaaatcacaGACCTGCACTAACTTCTTGTAAGGAATGACATAAGTTGCATGCTTTTGCCAACTTGGCTAAGCAAAcattacaaaagaagaaaagtaataTTATGAAAAGGGAGGAGCCCAATGCAAAAACCCATTAAGAGTAACAAATATACAGTTGTTTTATGCTTTCTATTGGCTTCATAACAATATGCACAGGGCATAGTATATTATAGCAAATCATCATCACACTGGGCTTGCATGCAGAAACAATTTAAGTTCATCTTCAGCATGACACAGAAAATCTCAAGTAAAAGCATGAGATGGAGCTGAAACAGCAGTTGTTACTGAAATATAAATGTAATCACTGCACATGTTTCTTTACAACTGCTAGACTTTTTCCTACTTTAATTATCCACAAAAATacagaaatgaaaattttgtctCTAGAGGAAATAATATTCCTTTTTAACCGGTTGAGAAAGGTCTAACAACAAggaataatgaatgatatttacCAGAATGCATGCCCTAAAAGCGAAGCTCAAGTTTGTAAGAATATTTGCTGCTATATTCTCAATATGACAAGCTAACACTGAAGATCCTTCACTGAAACCAGAGGCTTTTCTGCCAATGTTCTTGTGAGTATACCACACCAGGCAAACTGCAGCACTGATTATAATATCAACTGGCAGGGTTGTATCACGCTCAATTACTTGAATTCCTTCTTTCTCCATACCAAGAATCTTTTGATATGTACTTCTTCTGGACACTAACATTACTTCACTTGAATTTTGTGTGTTCACAATAACGACCGCATCAGGAAAAGAAACAAGCCCTAGCTCAATATGGCCCGATCCTACAACAGGTGGCTCATAAGATGGATTTCCTGCCCCGGGGCTACTAATTGAAACCTTGCAAGTAAGATCACCAGGAACCTTGACCATATGGATATTGTTCATTTCACCAGGAATCTTGCCTGCAGGTACACTATTTTCTTCAGCTCTATCTTTCGAAGGATTCAAGAAGAAGTCCAGGTCATGAAATGTTGACATGGATTTAAATAGTGACTAAGCCCTCTCATAATCATACTCAGAAACCAGTGTTTGACTTGCTGGCTTTTGGTATTCAGTATCAGTAGACGTCCGGGAAGCAGCCTCAGTCAGATCCTCCCTCAGCAAAGAGACCGTGTCAGAAAGCATGTCCAATGGCCCACTGCCTTCTTCAAATTTAGGCCTGCTAGGATTGTGATCAAGAAGGATGAAGTCAAGAATGACTTTCCCATAATTGGCAATACTTAATTTGAAGTCAAAACTCCTGTTCAGCTCCCCTACCATATTGTGATAAAAGGAATTGATCGCAGAGCTGCAGTTGTCTTCCTCCAATAGATGCCAATTTAAATAGATCCCATCGGATGCCAATGGAGGCTGTGGCTTCAAATCAATCAGGGCTTCTGCAACAATTGCAGACAATGTTCCTAGTACAGAGTCGGGAGAACTGGCACGGGCAGTGATTTGAACATCTCATCTACAAGAGCCAGTTCCCGACTGATTACCAATTCctcataattcttgaacttcACCTTTTCCTGCAGCATTTCATTGCAGAACTCAGGTTCATGGACTTCTTGTAAGCTGAAGACCTCACTAAATAGAGCTGTCCCAATGTCAAGTATCTGAAAGTCCTCGAAGACAACTGGgctaattgacaaaaaataatctGTGTCTGATGGTCCCTGACAATGTGAGTTGCTTCGTAGACAAGGTCTGTCCAAAATGCTCACAAAATCCATTTCCAGAAAAGTGGTTCCTATTACAGAGTCAGATTCAAGGTAATCCTTAAACAGACAATGGTGTGAAGGAAATTCATAAAGGTCCTTCTcaagcaagttcaaaatttatttGGTGTCAAATGGAGAATCATCATTTTGACTTAGATATAGCGGTTTGACTTTGTCAAGAAGCTTTACAAGCTCATATTGCACAGATGTGCTTGTCATAACTTCCAAACTAATCTCCTCCCCTTCTAAAAGAGGAAATTGGATACATGGGAAGTCCGACTGGCCCACAGCATAAGCATCATCTTCCCAAAAGACAGCCTTCGGCTCTATGAGATACTGTATACTTGTGTCTCCAAATTTAGTGACCACTTCTTGAGCCTCCAAAATATAGTTCACTGAAAAGCTCAGCTTGGGTGCATCCTGTCAGTAAAAATATAGCAATAAGTATCTATTTTGAGTGAAAGCTTGTCATCAAGATCCATCTGCTAGCAAACCACCAAATGCCTTACAGTCTTGGACCAGAATCTTGTTAAATTCTGACAACCATTTGGTGAAACAATTGAAAGCAACTAGCTGTTGTGGTGTTGTGGCTGCCGATGGTTATCCTAGCAAATATCTAAATACAGACTTGGATGATAGTAGTGACTTTGCCTTCTTAAGGACAAGCAAATGCTCAATCATCAATTAAGCGATGGACTATGATCATTTGGGAGGGTCAAACATTCATAAACTGGCTCAATATATTTCATGTAGAAAGAGAAACATGTCGCAATATATAACCACGGGGTCACTCATCAAAGATTGATAAAAATGGATGTCCTTGATGAATCAGAGTTGCCACTTTTCTCTAGTTTTCTTAAATTATCTACTGGTAAAAACTAATGCTTGCTGTTTGAAGAACAAAGTTCAGCTTAAATGCAACAAGTTCCAGGGGAAAAATAACATGGAAGGATCTTAGGAACTAAGTTAAGCCTGGAATTTACCTCATTGTTTTCTACTTCAAGAACTTCAGAGAAGATGCCTACTGCTTCTTCCTCAAGCAAGTAAGAATTCTCCTGAGGATtacaatgaacaaaaataggacTGTGGCATCACACTTCTGGTATATTCATTGTAACTTGCTAACGATATTCAGCATACCAAGCAACTACCCAGCTCTGGTGTCTCAAGCTGGAATGCTGCCATGCCTTGTGCGCCCTTTTCTTTGACAAAGTTTTCACTGCTAATCTGATGGTTGCAGTAACATAACATCAGGAAGACAGAGACAAACTTTTCTGGAGTTCTGAAAAgataagagtaaaaaaaaaaaaatttctctggCATCAGTTCATACTTTGGAAAGTTCAGCTTCCCTAGCTGCAGGCTTACTAGTTGAACAGCAGCCCAACCTTTCCTTTGCTCCGGAGCTTagctctctttctttctgcAAGTAAGCAGGAACAATCCGCTTGACAGAACTCAACCAGGCAATACCAACTGCCAATAACTCTGCTAATTCACCGGCCAAAAGTGGATATAATGAAAGGTACCAGAGCCAATAAGCTTTTCCTCGCTTATCATAATTTCctaattcttcatttttccaaccaaaaaggaaaggaacgTTGAACAAGGGAATACCAAAACCGACCGAAGTCAAACTTCTATGCCTCGTGGACGATGAACTGTCTTCATATTCACACAAGTTCAGAGCTAACCCTGACGCAAAATCTAAACAGGGAACGCCTTAGAGGGCGAGGATCGCACCAAATTCAAACTGAAATCCACAGATTAAAACGAGAGCTCGATCTCCAGGCTTTTTCCCAATCAATCACACGTCAAACTCAAACTCCTAATAGATCGCTCAACATTTCCAGTTTCACCCTCACGCAGCTAACCAACACCAGCGAAGCATCACGAGCGATCACCGACTACTTTAAGCACCAAACACGGCCGAAGAACGACATACCTCGACGCTTCCATTTCCGCAACCTTCTCCGCCTCCGGCGTCATCGATGAACTGAGGAACGACGTCGGTCAGGAACCTCGAGAGGGCGGGCTCGATCTCCAGTTTGTCGAGCCCGAGGGAGACGCCGATCGCGGAGAGGGAGCCGGAGCAGAGGAGGTCCTGTTCCGAGCCGAGAGGGAGAGCCGAGGGGAGGCGAGGGACCGGGAGGTCTAGGAAGGTTAGGGTTTGGGCCGGAGACGAcgacggaggcggcggcggtggcggaggaggaggctcGGCGCTGAAGtagtcgatgttgaggaagcgAGTTCGCATCTTGTTTCTCAGGTTTGGAGAGACGGCATGGAAAGAAGATTTTGAATTTGGCGCTTCTGAGTTGGGGGGGCTTTATATACAGGAAGGCGAGCCGCGAGTTCGCCGAGTTGCAGCCCCTGACTCAGCTGAGTGGCTCACCGGGTTACGGGGCGATTGATTCCTTTGTATTTCTTACTTTTATGTATAATGAACAATTGCATGAATAATCTCTAAACTTCAATCcaatattcaatatgatctctaactttttaatttattccatGTGACCATTAAATTTTCACTTGATATATAATATAATTGCGGGACTTTTAGTCTATTCAAACcgtccttaatttttttttgtaaatattcaatttagtttatgaatttattatattcttGGATTCAATACACGGAACAAGTTTAAAACGGATAAACCATAATACAAAATGAACCAAAATTTAGGAATCatttatgtgatttgttttgcgtataattttcctttcgagaaaagtaataaacattttttgaatatttgaacACTGTATGACTTTATAAGTcggtttttaaatattttaaaaggttTCGAGCACTTCAAATCAACTAAAAGATAAACAATGCGTTtggcaagattaaaaaaaaatgaaaagttaaaaagtacCAGTCatttttgatcaatttcatCACTTTGCAAAACTCCTACTTCTAGAAACTTTAAATTTATCTAGAGTCTCGATATGaacattcaaatttgattatgtgacCAAattactactttttttttctgaaaatgttaTTACCACTTCCCTTTTCTCATTTGGCATCTTGGCTTTTGAGTTTCGTTTATTGAAGCGGGATTTGCTTGATTAGGTAAATCCAACATGCAAAAtcataagttttaagatttggaTATACATAGTAATAAATCAATGAATTTGATGAAGATATTCAGAATTTCTCGTAAGAAAAGATGTTGAACTCAATTCAAGATCGAACAATAGTAGAAGTAAGTTATTCGATACCTTAATTTAATACATGCCATTCATCTAAATTTcactcattttttcttcacttattCTCCAcaacttttgcttcttcttttttctccacttggggctcctccttttcctctttcttgtcctctttcttctcttccttcttctcctctttcttctcctccaccGCTGGTCCTACCGATATGATGTCCACCTTCCCcactttcttcagcttcttcaccACCGCCACCGTGTCCATCAATCCTATCACCGTCAGCTTCTGATCCGTCAAATCCGCCGCTATCGAGTCCACCCCTTTCCTCGCAGCGCATAATGGAAAGCACCCGTCACCCACATAAATTCATTAAATGACCAGATGACAAAGTAAACCAGCCCCAGGATTTGCAGCAACAGCAACTGATTCTCACGTAATTATAAATCCTCGCGTGAGAGAATAGCTTGAAAATGAACAGATTAAGGGTTATGAATTCCAATACCGAAAATATCAGCAGCAGCTTCGATGGCCTTCTGCTTCGTTTTGTCGTCTGCCATCGTCAACACCTTCAGTATCACCTTCTGCAGCAATGAATTCAGAACAGGAAGGAAAAGATGGAGTTTAGAACTGTTGAATTTTGACGTTTCAAGATGCAGTTCTGTGAAGAAAACGAGATCATGCAGCTGAGCTTAAGAGAAAGTTAACGTGGATGGAGAGAAATATATGAAGCTGGAATGGACCTGAGCCATGAGGATTTGAAGCTTGGATAGAGGGAACTTCGAAGGTGGGGAGGTGAGAGGTGGAGGTGGGAAGAGATTCTATGGGGCATATTATATTCGAGCTTTATGTAGCGACGTGCGCAACGTCCAACTCGAGGTCGGTCGATCTTTCTGAAAACGTTCATTGCAAGCAAGGAATATGCGGCAAAAAGTGAGCAGGTCACATCAGTCCTTTTTCCTTGGACATGAAATTCTCAGGAATCACCAACACACGAAATCGAAGGACTTACTAGCAAAAACTGAATGGAGACATCATCCCTAGTTCAGGCGATTTTCCAATTCAAAAGAGGTAGCAATAgctcaaaatccaaaattatcAGGTAAGCACGCGCATTTATGTATATCAAATATTGTCTCGATATATCACTTGAGCAAGTGTCTCCTAATGTTCCGCACGATTTCTTAGGAGGTGTTCCCTGGTCACAACTAGTGACATTGATAGTATGGCCCATGGTGGGTTTTGATACTAttcctaaaaaatcaaaatagaagtTCATGATTTGAGATGAGCTACCGCTTCCACTAGCTTATGTATCCCACTAGCTTATGTATCTTATTAGTTAAGTCGAAATATGGTAAGGATGGACAAATTAATTTTCACGGATGTATGCAAATCACCATGTCGGCCTTACGGTTTGAATCCTTCTTGCGGTCTTTGGTTGGGTTAAGGCAAAAGCATAATCGACAATCGAGATATATTGCTACTCgttatttttcctcttcataGATTTTTGTTCTCCTTGGTATTACAGTATCATATTAATCAAACGTTGCAGGCTCGAGATCGAATAAGTTAGCGTGGTTTTCTCCTTCCTCGTTTCTAAATCTAATACACCTTGCCTatatatccaaatctgcaaaaTTGGTGTCCATGAGTTCTTTAAGAACCGGCCACCCTGATGCTTGTTTATCCCTTTTTCTGTGGTTCTTTGAACCAGGTCACTTACATAAGCCATCTCAAATGATTAATTATCCTCCAGAAATTTCCCATGCCCTTGATTTGAACCGAGTTTTTATGTCATGAACAACACGTATCTAAAGCAGAATTCACCAGAATATAGGAGGAGGGGTCAATGTGGAAAGCTTCTTGCacctctttccttttcaagtaGCTGATAGCGTCTCCATCCGAGAAGAATCCAAACCCATCTCTGTACATCAAATACTACTACTTGCAGAGAAAAGCAGAGGTTAATAAGTATTAAAGTGTTCTCGGGCTTTCTTATGCGTTCATTTTCTGGCCTCTAAGAATAAATTTTGGAGCTATCTCACCTGTATGGATCTCCCATATGGTCTCATTTATACATTGAAGTTATTGACATCTCCAACTTCATTGCTATATGTTTCTTCCCAGGCTTTATTACAGCCGTCAGAATGACTATCCACGGTGCAAAAGTTCCTCAAGTTTTTGTATGTAGAATTTGcctgtttcataaaaaaataaatgatttgaaaacatttttttctaaaaataatcatttaaaactCTTACTGAagtgaataaatgaaaagtatttcCATAGTccattgaaatatttaaatataaatgattttcgatgataaaaatatttttcattgactaattattattatcgatcaattttaaaataatatttttgaattatttattttccatgaaacaaacctAGTCGTAGCGTATGTTCGATATCAACTGTAATTCCACAGGTAATCAACCAGACTGGGTTATCCAATTGCTTTGTCAAGAGAGGTATTTCCaagctaaaaaaaatttcccgaGAAAAGAGCAATAGTTTGGTCCAGTTCAATAGCGGATGTGCTTTGACATGTAGATTCGACGTAATCATCTCGCCAATATTCTCTTTGGATAGATGATTGATCACACTATCCTTTTGCCTTGATATATGATCAGTCTAGCGAGTTGAGGGTCCTAATGTCCTGAAGTAAACATTTATTACACGCGAGTGACTTAAAATTACATTACACAATTAAATGGCCACTGAACACGAATACCTACATAGCCCTCTCCAGCAATATGGAAGTCTCCGTATTTGTACTTCTGAAACATCTCGAGCCACTTATTGAAAAATGTTTGACTGTCCACGGCAAAGatcgaaagaaaaggaagtaacTTGGACTTTTGAAAAGTATAGAGCGGGAGACAGAAAAACTAAGCGAAAGTAAAGTACGTAGAGCAAGTCATAAGTGCCGACCGGTGCTATTACCAGCGATTGACTCGGCAACACTGAGGATAGAAAATCCAGCTCCAGCAggggaatcaaggaagagcaaATTGGCCTCtcggaaaaaagaaacaacaagatGTTATTATTCAATCAACGTCTTACATATGGACTACTTAGTGATGTCTAGGGCCATAGAGATTGGTTGGAAGGCCTAAAAGATGCACTGTCCATGAGTTTCAAAGATATAGACTTGTCAAATGAATAAATTGGATCAGATTTGTGTCAGACCAGGTCGAAAATGGTTTGCTTAAATTGACCTAAGCCAAATTAGATCACGAGCTCCCAAACCAAGCATGTGCCTGAGAGGGAAGATACATTGGGACTTCGTGTCCCAGGCCTATCGCAACAAGGAATGGAAACCCTTCGTATATCTCGATCCAACCTGTGAGCTTATCAGTAATTGAAGAGTCTAGTTTTAGTCTATTGTGAATTACTGCATGAAAGTTTTTTCTCTAACTCAATTTGAATTACGCTTACTAGATCATTACGGTTCCAAGGGTCCTATTTATCCTGTACATAAAAACTAATATTAGGTCCaacttccaaaaagaaaagatatctTGATGATGAATTAGAATATAATAGTCATTATCTTCGATTCGATGAATGTTTATGTGGTAATCCTACTAATTCATTAAAATCATGAGTATATCTCAAATTAATCAAACATTGCAGGCTTGAGATTAAATGTGTTGGcttggttttcttctttcttgtttccaAATCTAATGGGTCTCTATGAGTTCTTCAAGAATTGGCAACATCGATGATTCTTTGTCGATTTTTCTGTAGTTCTTTCGAACCAGGGCAGTGCCTAAGCCAGGAAACCATATGATGTATTTATTCTCCAGAAATTCTTCATGCCATTGATTTGACTTTTGTATCATGAACAATGCTGGAGTGTAGGTCACTGGAATATAAAATAGGGTCGATGTGGAAAGATTCCTGCACCACTCATGATAAAAAGAACAACCCACTTGTCCCTAGAAAAAGCGAATACCCTTCCGCACTATACAAGCACAAGGGTAAGGTAGCTTTTAGGAGAGATTGCGACATGTAACTTCCCACATTTAAGACGGTATAGTCCAATGTGTTAAGTCAATGTTGACAAATTAGTACTATATGGGATGATaatcaattgaatttcaataaatggaGAACCCCCACCAATCTCATATATTGTACAATATCTTAGGAgttttagaatcttttctagCTAAATTTACATTTCGAAATACTATTTTCAATAGCACAATTAACACCTTTATACAAGCGAAAAATTGTCATGTTTAAGTGGATCGGATAAAGTTTTACTAAGAGGGTGATGAGTATAGGAAATTTTAAATGTACAATAATATACCTATACCGTTATCGATAATgactaaaatttgttatttagttgacatttttcttgattggtGTCATCTAATGGCTGATAATTGATGATATATGGTAACGGCAGGCATAGAGCCCAAggtttttttatactttttatgAGCTTTCTTCTCACACATAATAAGTGTTCTCCGTTAAGAAACTATCTAGCAGCATTGCGATGACTTGACTCCCAAGTCGTACGTCTCTAAAAGAATTCAGAGTCGACATCATATCTTAAAACTTTTGCGCTCACATTCATAAACGGTCTCACAAAGTTGTATTCAATTACCGTACTTCGATTGATGGCGACATGCATCTGCCCCAAAATAATTGATGAGGCAATTAGTTTCCAAAATCACACTTTGAATTTATCGGCTAGATGACAACACAAGAGGCTATGATTTTATTACATCCCATCTAGTGAAGTGTTATTTTAAATGGAGAGGTGCGAAGGATGGATGGGCATGGGGGGTgactttccttttcaaaatattccataGCAAAGTCCGAAAGAAAAGCAAGCTCTCTAAATAACCTTCCATGGTATAGAAGCACAAGGGTAAGGTCGATCTTACGAGACATTGTGACATGCAGCTTCGCACATTTAAGACAAAGTTTAGTCAAATGTTTTAAGTGAatgatgacaaattatcaatAGATGGGATGGGAATCAATTGGATTTCAACGATGGAGTACAGTGCATGGGAGATTTCAAGTTAATAGTCAAACATCTTACTATTAACCTGTTTTTTGGTGCGTACAACGCATGGGAGATTGATTATTGATTAGATAAATGCGGGCGAATTTTACAACTGATGATTTTACTAAGTGCAATGAGGTGTAATTGTTTATGGAAAAAGCTGCAATTTGTTAATCCCATCATTTTCTGGACAACCGCCCATTTAATCATTTATAGCGAGCCTATATGCTAATTTTTGGCATAAAACCtcgattttcaaaaaaactAACTCTGATAAAAGATTTACAAGGCACATGTATCAACTATAATATCTTATATTAAAACTTGAAGCCTTGCACAAAAGGAGCTTCGATGGAAGCCTCACACTCAATTCTTAAACAGTCGCCATCACGATTTCGtcaacaacaaaacaaagaaatcaaaagatcaAGTCTTGTTAGAAGCTCGCAGTGGCTGGAAGACACTGCTAGAAAATCAGAAGTGCCTCAGGTCTTAAGGACGAAGGGAGAAATGCATTTCTAAGCAATCGTTCACCGGCCGCTTCCCCTCGCGTCCTCGCGATCCAAAATATTAGGGGCCCGTTGTTGTTGAGGCCCATTTCAATTTGTCCAGACCAGCACCAATTATTATGGCAGATACTGTATTGACGGCGCACCTAAAACATTTTAAATCGTAAAAGAATTTATATGTGGAATCATGTGTGATATCAAAAGTTGTGAGCAAACGTAGTGATTCAGGTACTCAATACAGTGCCTATTATCTTTTTAAATCGTAGCGAAGTCTGATTTTCAAATCTAATTCCAGATTTTAAACACCTGTGCT
The sequence above is drawn from the Eucalyptus grandis isolate ANBG69807.140 chromosome 11, ASM1654582v1, whole genome shotgun sequence genome and encodes:
- the LOC120289365 gene encoding protein SHORTAGE IN CHIASMATA 1-like — protein: MSTFHDLDFFLNPSKDRAEENSVPAGKIPGEMNNIHMVKVPGDLTCKVSISSPGAGNPSYEPPVVGSGHIELGLVSFPDAVVIVNTQNSSEVMLVSRRSTYQKILGMEKEGIQVIERDTTLPVDIIISAAVCLVWYTHKNIGRKASGFSEGSSVLACHIENIAANILTNLSFAFRACILIFEGESGFLASVMESSDGLYAAAASLGIDLQLLCSFSPELTDEIILKSIAKETRIIRGLYTKLPESETLAESFLTKFPSVNPLSAHAILSSEGMLSDFFELSHECRVTTVQKYQVPDESVSLFSVLCQFGEREDSRSIMTDCSSSVSSGPDSKHCHSKLDSGGKRCKYEKHPDKGDVPVDDLLHFQPSKLCNSSSSKLPGFTNLYDSTILKDQEIHNKFKEPNSCVDHFLGQKRGMDESTTTYPSRVGNRFDSGIKKGVFSSNVTEHQSLAPDDDFLYWYTGAHLATMDTFDWTDIKISDIVHEDTKGEAINLTHPSIANPLEFSFSLPDLENNARGGSNHASRFSFDRHNYPTFPTVAESDSTSFIHSPGNHQRQSLQEETDCFLSTELVNDKMPTDNQDKLFKGFLDGRSMENLHGIPVQKNRARYNGTPLRNAIHMPHLQKGSPWTIEFLNRIREKSKLWQQSLPSSASPCYGNTRTKSNTTKRRSPSILEFFKYQGGSTVRKKPEEKRQKRSTQSFGSFKSGKVAASLVPSWTPVDKRARRKLSFVTNDAESQTKLVWGDKAREIHDH
- the LOC120289368 gene encoding heavy metal-associated isoprenylated plant protein 39-like, which gives rise to MAQKVILKVLTMADDKTKQKAIEAAADIFGVDSIAADLTDQKLTVIGLMDTVAVVKKLKKVGKVDIISVGPAVEEKKEEKKEEKKEDKKEEKEEPQVEKKEEAKVVENK